One window from the genome of Leptospira ryugenii encodes:
- the glyA gene encoding serine hydroxymethyltransferase, whose translation MSQLQNQDPEVFQALKHEDERQEKSLEMIASENFVSRAVLEAYHSTLTNKYAEGYPGKRYYNGCENADVVEQLAIDRAKKMFGAEYANVQPHSGAQANMAVFLATLEPGDAFLGMNLAHGGHLTHGSAVNISGKYFRPIPYGVTEKDQTIDYSEVAKLAKEHKPKLIVVGASAYPRIINFNTFKEIADSIGAKLMADIAHISGLVVAGEHPSPIGVCDFVTTTTHKTLRGPRGGLILSSAEHEKSLNSKVFPGIQGGPLMHVIAAKAVAFGEALQPEFKTYIKQVVKNAKILAEVFQKRGYRVVSGGTDNHIVLLDVSVKGLTGRDAADGLDAVGITVNKNAIPFDKNPPAVASGIRLGTPALTTRGLKDDEMKAVGDLICDFLDHFGDESWKNKVKAGVAEITGKFPMANFRL comes from the coding sequence ATGAGCCAACTACAAAACCAAGACCCAGAAGTATTCCAAGCCCTGAAACACGAGGACGAAAGACAGGAAAAGTCCTTGGAAATGATTGCCAGTGAAAACTTTGTCTCTCGAGCAGTTCTTGAGGCTTACCACAGCACCCTTACCAATAAATATGCAGAAGGATATCCTGGTAAAAGATACTACAATGGCTGCGAAAATGCCGATGTGGTGGAACAGTTGGCCATTGACCGTGCAAAAAAAATGTTTGGTGCAGAATATGCAAACGTTCAGCCACATAGTGGGGCTCAAGCAAACATGGCGGTATTTCTCGCCACCCTAGAACCTGGCGATGCATTCCTCGGAATGAATTTAGCCCACGGAGGACACCTAACACATGGTTCTGCTGTGAATATCAGTGGAAAGTACTTTCGACCTATTCCCTATGGTGTAACAGAAAAAGACCAAACGATAGACTATTCCGAAGTTGCCAAATTAGCAAAAGAGCATAAGCCAAAACTTATAGTTGTCGGTGCCTCAGCATATCCAAGAATCATCAATTTTAATACGTTTAAAGAGATTGCAGATTCTATAGGAGCCAAACTGATGGCCGATATAGCACATATCTCTGGTTTGGTGGTGGCAGGTGAACACCCTTCTCCTATAGGCGTTTGTGACTTTGTTACCACAACCACTCACAAAACATTGCGGGGACCGAGAGGAGGTTTGATCCTATCCTCGGCTGAACATGAAAAGAGTCTGAATTCAAAAGTTTTCCCAGGCATCCAAGGAGGGCCCTTGATGCATGTCATCGCGGCTAAGGCCGTGGCGTTTGGTGAAGCTTTGCAACCTGAGTTTAAAACCTATATCAAACAAGTTGTGAAAAATGCAAAAATTCTGGCAGAGGTCTTTCAAAAAAGGGGGTACCGTGTTGTCTCGGGCGGAACGGACAACCACATAGTGCTCTTAGATGTTTCCGTAAAAGGTCTCACGGGTAGAGATGCTGCCGATGGATTAGATGCGGTGGGAATCACTGTAAATAAGAACGCAATTCCTTTTGATAAAAATCCGCCGGCGGTGGCGAGTGGAATCAGATTGGGAACCCCTGCTCTGACTACGAGAGGATTGAAAGATGATGAAATGAAGGCAGTCGGTGACTTGATTTGTGACTTCCTTGATCATTTTGGCGATGAAAGTTGGAAGAATAAAGTAAAAGCAGGGGTTGCAGAGATTACAGGAAAGTTTCCAATGGCAAACTTTCGCCTCTAG
- a CDS encoding SpoIIE family protein phosphatase — translation MKTGHFHLLENTKLRTKMILLVSGIVVLCVIPLSTIVYFQNKNLVLEKTYEVCRNIANNIAKIADDELLVGDTYEASTSALTKLRESEIKALRDTYIIDLDGKVKARLNLKTIPEAKIEENLPYYSKLDILTSRELVLNNISILEFAYPIFIKYKNKKIRVGTAVFEFDAEEIFLPIKDLRNSILLYSTLLFGFGIGIAFFISISFSYPLQVLNQGAQKFGSGDFEHRIQLYGKDEIGQLAHAFNRMGEQIYDFTQNLEKKVQERTEELNQSLTEVKNLKIAQDGDYYLTSLLLEPLSSNNNFSKNVITHFITEQKKKFSFRNWESQIGGDICITDTIQLNQREYTVFLNADAMGKSIQGAGGALALGVVFNAGLIRSRTFSQSKLFPEIWIKERFLDLQNVFLSFDGTMYISVCMGLIDTENGMMYYINAEHPWTVLYRDGKASFLEEQVSISKIGTPGQESRFYIRTFQMHDGDILITGSDGRDDVIIGYEGDMEIINEDGNLFLKRVEQSKGDLFKILEEIKESGKLYDDISLLSISYQDKRALDHPHLTIPAESNWQKIRQLVAENKPEEALSEIKKFPNRLPSDYFLILGKAYSKLNVWQDALEAYLEYEKREPSDQEILFEISKLLHQLGKLSLAADYGERLFLRDPKHILNLIHLADVYLQSGIEGRAKALLERVLSLVPNHERANSLLQKITTKTVSYLDKEFLLGEISRKSPTELKSETLLIAERLISLQHDSAALKYLERAEFLDPDDANIKFKIACTYFNLKERRKAEEYWNASIKMDISFVEKIKEYKKTKTKEPSKKRQKK, via the coding sequence GTGAAGACAGGCCATTTCCATCTACTGGAAAATACAAAACTTCGGACAAAGATGATACTCCTCGTCTCGGGAATTGTGGTTCTCTGTGTCATTCCATTATCTACTATTGTTTACTTCCAAAATAAGAATCTCGTATTAGAAAAAACGTATGAAGTCTGTCGAAACATAGCCAATAACATAGCAAAAATCGCAGATGATGAGCTCCTAGTCGGAGATACCTATGAGGCATCCACTTCAGCACTTACAAAACTTCGCGAATCGGAAATAAAAGCATTAAGAGATACTTATATTATCGATCTAGATGGTAAAGTAAAAGCCAGATTAAATCTAAAAACGATTCCAGAAGCAAAGATAGAGGAAAATCTACCCTACTACTCCAAACTTGATATATTAACCTCTAGAGAATTAGTACTAAACAATATTTCCATATTAGAATTTGCATATCCTATATTTATAAAATACAAAAATAAAAAAATTCGAGTCGGCACTGCAGTTTTCGAATTTGATGCAGAAGAAATCTTTTTGCCTATCAAAGATCTTAGAAATTCGATTTTATTATACTCCACTTTACTATTTGGATTTGGAATCGGAATTGCCTTTTTTATTTCTATCTCCTTTTCTTATCCCCTTCAAGTTCTGAACCAAGGAGCGCAAAAATTTGGATCTGGTGACTTTGAGCATAGAATTCAACTCTACGGCAAGGATGAGATCGGGCAACTTGCCCATGCCTTCAATAGAATGGGGGAACAAATTTATGATTTTACTCAAAATTTAGAGAAGAAGGTGCAAGAGAGAACTGAAGAACTCAACCAAAGTTTGACGGAGGTCAAAAATCTTAAAATTGCCCAAGATGGTGATTATTACCTTACATCTCTGCTTTTAGAGCCACTATCTTCAAACAATAATTTTAGTAAAAATGTAATCACTCATTTCATCACAGAACAAAAGAAAAAATTTTCCTTCAGAAATTGGGAATCTCAAATTGGGGGTGATATTTGTATTACAGACACTATCCAATTAAACCAAAGAGAGTACACTGTGTTTTTGAATGCAGATGCTATGGGAAAGTCAATACAAGGAGCAGGTGGTGCTCTTGCTTTAGGAGTTGTATTCAATGCTGGACTTATACGCTCTAGAACATTTTCTCAGTCAAAGCTATTTCCTGAGATATGGATTAAAGAAAGATTTCTAGATTTACAAAATGTCTTTTTATCATTTGACGGAACAATGTACATCTCTGTTTGCATGGGTCTCATAGATACAGAAAATGGAATGATGTATTACATCAACGCGGAGCATCCATGGACAGTGCTCTATCGTGATGGCAAAGCAAGTTTTTTGGAAGAGCAGGTATCCATAAGTAAAATAGGAACGCCAGGGCAAGAAAGTAGATTTTATATTCGCACATTTCAAATGCATGATGGTGACATACTCATCACTGGTTCAGATGGAAGAGATGACGTCATTATTGGATATGAAGGTGACATGGAGATTATCAATGAAGATGGAAACCTATTTCTAAAGCGTGTGGAACAATCGAAAGGTGACCTTTTTAAAATCTTAGAAGAGATTAAAGAATCAGGAAAACTTTATGATGACATATCACTCTTATCTATTTCTTACCAAGATAAACGGGCTCTCGACCATCCTCATTTAACTATCCCAGCAGAATCAAATTGGCAAAAGATCAGACAGTTAGTAGCTGAAAATAAACCCGAGGAAGCACTCTCAGAAATTAAAAAATTTCCGAATCGTCTACCTTCCGATTATTTTCTTATCCTCGGTAAGGCTTATTCTAAGTTGAATGTCTGGCAAGATGCCTTAGAAGCCTATCTAGAGTATGAAAAACGAGAGCCTTCTGACCAAGAAATTCTATTTGAGATATCCAAACTATTACACCAACTTGGAAAACTATCACTTGCAGCCGATTATGGCGAACGACTATTTCTAAGAGATCCTAAGCACATTTTAAATTTAATCCACCTAGCAGATGTATATCTACAATCGGGAATAGAGGGCCGAGCCAAAGCTCTCCTGGAAAGAGTACTGTCACTTGTTCCAAATCACGAGAGAGCAAATTCTCTACTCCAAAAAATCACGACAAAGACAGTCTCATACCTGGATAAAGAGTTTTTACTTGGTGAAATATCAAGAAAAAGTCCTACAGAACTGAAAAGTGAAACTCTGCTTATTGCGGAACGACTCATCAGCTTACAGCATGATTCGGCTGCTTTGAAGTATTTAGAAAGGGCAGAATTTTTAGATCCGGATGATGCGAATATAAAGTTCAAAATTGCTTGTACATACTTCAATCTTAAGGAGAGAAGAAAAGCTGAGGAATATTGGAATGCATCCATAAAAATGGATATAAGTTTTGTAGAGAAAATCAAAGAATACAAAAAAACGAAGACCAAAGAACCGAGTAAAAAAAGGCAAAAGAAATGA
- a CDS encoding ABC transporter substrate binding protein, with translation MKLKQTLILFLLSLSSIYAESTPTIQVIISSDNSIYEQALFGLQTSLQREIKVDYYDLILNEFEEPSRYFQNLEKKGIQIVITLGKTATKYALDAGLKIPIVFSMINFPKGLSSNPSQLCGMSMHTPIEFFFQTLREFSVSSKNVYAFYSSDEGNYSTEEGEHYDLKYKLIFQRKKITRTNLTKELKSLEVKPDAIFIPADPLYDAENFGIISKYSLDNSIILMSSFPALVKSGATFGINPDYTAIGIETGEMVNRILSKQSSCEIEGIQLPKQFNFILNESYAKASNIPLSNPILERAKNAKLYSLGIQLLNEERWKSAKSVFDSILKSDPNNQSAKQYQQLTIEKISGSKVREIIRSAKEFFAIGNFAQSRAEYKKALDINPNLEIAKDGYLNATIAQSEKERNRGNSLKTQGNSFEAIKSYLESIQTYPQNQTAKNELDSLRKSEYSKIPNLLQNGIQFYQEREYEEAIDRFEKVLLIDPSEKTAQEYLRLSIKKRDALKALERRQQ, from the coding sequence ATGAAATTAAAACAAACGCTCATTCTTTTTTTGCTTTCCCTATCAAGTATCTATGCGGAATCAACTCCAACAATCCAAGTCATCATCTCTTCTGATAATTCCATCTATGAACAGGCCTTATTTGGTCTACAAACAAGTTTACAAAGAGAGATTAAAGTAGACTATTACGATTTGATTCTAAATGAATTTGAAGAACCATCACGCTACTTCCAAAATTTAGAAAAAAAGGGAATCCAAATTGTGATTACCCTTGGTAAAACAGCAACAAAATACGCGCTAGATGCTGGTCTCAAAATCCCGATTGTATTTTCTATGATTAATTTTCCCAAAGGGCTGAGTTCCAATCCTTCTCAACTCTGTGGAATGAGTATGCATACTCCTATTGAATTCTTCTTTCAAACTCTACGTGAATTTTCTGTAAGTTCAAAAAATGTATACGCCTTCTATTCTTCGGATGAGGGAAATTATAGCACAGAGGAGGGAGAGCATTATGATCTTAAATACAAACTCATCTTCCAACGAAAAAAAATAACCAGGACCAATTTAACCAAAGAATTAAAGTCATTGGAGGTTAAACCCGACGCAATTTTTATCCCAGCTGATCCGCTGTACGATGCTGAAAACTTTGGAATAATTTCAAAGTATAGTTTAGATAATTCGATTATTCTTATGAGTTCTTTTCCTGCTTTAGTTAAATCTGGGGCTACATTTGGCATCAATCCTGATTACACAGCGATTGGCATTGAGACCGGTGAAATGGTCAATAGGATACTTTCAAAACAATCTAGTTGCGAAATTGAAGGCATCCAATTGCCAAAACAATTTAACTTTATCTTAAATGAAAGTTATGCAAAAGCATCAAATATTCCTTTATCCAATCCTATCCTAGAGAGAGCTAAAAATGCGAAGTTATACTCCTTGGGAATACAATTGCTGAATGAGGAAAGATGGAAGTCAGCAAAGTCTGTCTTTGATTCTATACTCAAAAGTGATCCCAACAACCAATCGGCAAAACAATACCAACAATTAACAATAGAAAAAATTTCCGGATCAAAGGTAAGAGAAATCATTAGATCAGCGAAGGAATTTTTTGCGATAGGTAATTTTGCTCAATCACGAGCGGAATATAAAAAAGCATTGGATATAAACCCCAACTTAGAGATTGCAAAAGATGGATATTTGAATGCAACTATCGCTCAAAGTGAAAAAGAACGAAACAGAGGCAATAGCCTAAAAACTCAGGGAAATTCTTTTGAAGCGATTAAATCCTATCTTGAGTCAATCCAAACATATCCGCAAAATCAAACTGCAAAAAATGAGTTAGATAGCCTACGCAAATCAGAGTATTCAAAAATACCTAACTTATTACAAAATGGAATTCAATTTTACCAAGAAAGAGAATATGAGGAAGCAATCGACCGATTCGAAAAAGTATTGCTGATTGATCCGAGTGAAAAGACGGCACAAGAATATTTAAGGCTCTCAATCAAAAAACGAGATGCCCTGAAAGCTTTAGAAAGAAGGCAACAGTAA
- a CDS encoding TonB-dependent receptor plug domain-containing protein — MFKNVFLKLLCVMIAFHYNLNLLADDANIQTVTVGKFLSLENKEESNPEIEEFRLLLAEGLKKEGFKVELSNLPHEEARKLKSDFYLDGFVRTKPNWSIFSQIYRPDTNELIDAYNQVNPLDEFPNVKIDPSEFTNDRQSQKREWIRKIIIRIKTNTKRKVKVDNLQEYVFNSEIKKHRNFTLSEEKFEQSKKDVFQILSEQNVTVASNIFREAEKQPVSVTIISEKQILLSGGRTLNDVLMIYVPGFFKVEDQDDTIAGFRGLAPDSNSKVLLLINGFNLNTEWQFGPPDSIINSMNLSYIQRIEVIRGPGSVTLGQGALLGVINIVTKDGMSFPQTNVSVGAGKDGFRSYQIQSGQRGALIEDMKAYFYISKMNYEGQKLRSEGWTRQRAYEGAEISGLEQITDPREQSVLRTNTLFGGSFYPNIAQASGNALERSKNEVILGNIEYKNLKLNTFFTNQNRDLFNFYRDRNEVNNQIRHGSISYLYPLSEKINILSKFYYTQDDFGFQSHRGVTLGGTRENRYGGSSTLTWETSSNNKLAIGVEIRKYDLGQKDDNGNNFIVNRAEAASFFNPARNIASPFQVNETNKFVFTNTIQVGSIFLEDSYKISQKWDLFTALRYDKHPYWGENVSPRLGTLFSPNSQLSFRASYQEGFRGAVGVSYTGGYQKDGLLRSDNFSSVQSAQIPTVDGNGQNTIFRNIPQAKPEKMQSFELASRWKPNNKFNFDAVLFYNMIQNVIDVGVIFPTPDTFKVGRIGTDEPGDWGGYFFFRNTPGILRQGGTEVSANYQWKVLSLGISHAFVKVLGASTELHRSQYLTSDTRNPHFRAYPENISRLHLQIQAHKDLNIGINYLYNYNWFAPNGTRVAGMHMLNGAINYQINEIFSLNFSVRNLLNETKLYPINNAAGDVSLAAGTPSYETRTYWLIVRADF, encoded by the coding sequence ATGTTTAAGAATGTTTTTCTAAAACTACTCTGTGTTATGATAGCCTTTCATTATAATTTGAATCTCCTCGCAGATGATGCAAATATCCAAACTGTGACCGTCGGAAAATTTCTGTCCTTAGAAAACAAAGAAGAATCCAATCCAGAGATAGAGGAATTTCGACTCTTATTGGCAGAAGGTTTAAAAAAAGAAGGATTTAAAGTCGAGTTGAGTAACTTACCTCACGAAGAAGCACGCAAACTAAAATCAGACTTTTATCTTGATGGATTTGTCAGAACCAAACCCAATTGGAGTATCTTTTCTCAAATTTATAGGCCAGATACAAACGAACTCATTGATGCCTACAACCAAGTCAATCCTTTAGATGAATTTCCCAATGTAAAGATCGATCCTTCAGAATTTACGAATGATAGGCAGAGCCAAAAACGAGAGTGGATTCGAAAAATCATCATACGTATAAAAACAAATACAAAAAGAAAGGTCAAAGTAGACAATTTGCAAGAATACGTTTTCAATAGCGAAATCAAAAAGCATAGAAACTTTACTTTATCAGAAGAAAAATTCGAACAATCAAAAAAGGATGTATTCCAGATTCTATCCGAACAAAACGTAACGGTAGCATCAAATATCTTTCGCGAAGCAGAAAAACAACCAGTATCTGTTACCATTATTAGTGAAAAGCAGATTCTCCTCTCCGGAGGAAGAACACTGAATGATGTATTAATGATTTATGTTCCCGGTTTTTTCAAGGTAGAAGACCAGGATGATACCATTGCTGGGTTTCGAGGATTAGCACCCGATTCAAATTCTAAAGTCCTTTTGTTAATCAACGGATTTAATCTAAACACCGAATGGCAATTTGGTCCACCTGATTCCATTATTAATAGTATGAATCTTTCTTATATTCAAAGGATTGAAGTAATCCGAGGACCGGGTTCGGTCACTTTAGGCCAAGGTGCTCTTTTGGGTGTAATCAATATTGTAACCAAGGATGGTATGTCTTTCCCACAAACAAATGTGAGCGTCGGTGCTGGGAAAGATGGTTTTAGGAGTTACCAAATCCAATCAGGCCAAAGAGGAGCCTTGATTGAAGATATGAAAGCCTATTTTTATATTTCGAAAATGAATTATGAGGGGCAAAAGTTAAGAAGTGAAGGCTGGACGAGGCAAAGAGCCTACGAAGGTGCTGAGATTTCTGGTCTGGAACAAATCACAGACCCAAGAGAACAATCCGTACTAAGGACAAATACTCTATTTGGCGGATCCTTTTACCCTAACATAGCACAGGCGAGCGGTAACGCGCTCGAAAGAAGTAAAAATGAAGTCATCCTAGGAAATATTGAATACAAAAATTTAAAACTAAATACTTTTTTCACAAATCAGAATCGAGATTTGTTTAATTTTTATCGCGATCGCAATGAAGTCAACAACCAGATCCGACATGGATCTATCTCCTATTTATATCCTTTAAGTGAAAAAATAAATATATTATCGAAATTTTACTACACGCAAGATGACTTTGGTTTCCAATCCCACAGAGGAGTGACTTTAGGAGGCACAAGGGAAAATCGATATGGCGGATCTAGTACGCTTACTTGGGAAACATCATCAAATAATAAATTAGCCATTGGGGTGGAAATTCGAAAATATGATCTTGGTCAGAAGGATGATAACGGTAATAACTTTATAGTGAACCGAGCGGAAGCAGCGAGTTTTTTCAACCCCGCTAGAAATATAGCATCACCATTCCAGGTAAACGAGACCAATAAATTTGTTTTTACCAATACCATTCAAGTTGGGAGTATTTTTTTAGAAGATTCATATAAAATATCTCAGAAGTGGGATTTGTTCACTGCATTGCGATATGATAAACATCCATATTGGGGTGAAAATGTTTCACCTAGACTAGGAACATTATTTTCACCTAACTCGCAACTATCTTTTCGCGCATCTTACCAGGAAGGATTCCGAGGAGCAGTCGGTGTCTCCTATACGGGAGGTTACCAAAAAGACGGGCTCCTGAGAAGTGACAATTTTAGCTCAGTACAAAGTGCACAGATTCCAACGGTGGATGGAAATGGGCAAAACACAATCTTTAGGAATATCCCACAAGCAAAGCCTGAAAAAATGCAAAGTTTTGAATTAGCTTCCCGTTGGAAACCAAACAATAAATTTAATTTCGATGCAGTATTATTCTATAATATGATTCAAAATGTCATCGATGTAGGTGTAATTTTTCCGACTCCAGATACTTTCAAAGTAGGAAGGATTGGCACTGATGAGCCAGGCGATTGGGGTGGGTATTTTTTCTTTCGGAATACTCCGGGAATACTCAGGCAGGGCGGAACAGAAGTGAGTGCAAATTATCAATGGAAAGTACTCAGCTTAGGAATCAGCCATGCTTTCGTCAAAGTTTTGGGAGCAAGTACAGAATTACATCGCTCTCAATATTTAACAAGTGATACAAGAAATCCTCATTTTCGCGCTTACCCAGAAAATATCTCGCGCCTACATCTACAAATCCAAGCACATAAAGATTTGAATATAGGGATTAATTATTTATACAATTACAATTGGTTTGCACCGAATGGGACGAGAGTTGCAGGCATGCATATGTTAAACGGTGCAATAAATTACCAAATCAACGAGATATTTAGTTTGAATTTTTCTGTTCGCAATTTGCTAAATGAGACAAAACTCTATCCAATCAATAATGCCGCTGGTGATGTTTCACTTGCGGCTGGTACACCTTCTTATGAAACTCGAACCTATTGGTTGATTGTAAGGGCAGATTTTTAA
- a CDS encoding ATP-dependent helicase: MWSDEQQRIIESKEPIKQIIAAAGSGKTATLMGILTHLEKDPSFLPEKTLLITFTNKATEELSHRIAGLGLSSCYHISTFHAFCYRNLNLYHPLFKRHSIVILAEEEKIKFTLEFLTNYKFQVGGIPFALLFQRNAYLLRTEFPEIFFTYQSELRTWKTKSYRYEFDDLPQFIFEGLQNKEDWTTEIKNRYNYIFVDEFQDTDFSQLHILKMMQPRNITVVGDDWQAIYGFRGASVEPFLEFPKFFPGAVQFLLSTNYRSLSGIVNLSTHAIRKNKDKIDKQVFAHRKGCALFERIEFPQETTKVTQGILERVQTYFTQDTDSILLVRSNYRKHEWKRAGLRDEQVSTIHAAKGLEYSTVLLDLSTGWTISQSQIKESLEEERRILYVGLSRSKNRIVLIGRKPVQNRVSLEDLFYSDFRGFNDSGKLTLLRNPLW; the protein is encoded by the coding sequence GTGTGGAGTGATGAACAACAGCGCATTATAGAATCCAAGGAACCAATCAAACAGATCATAGCTGCAGCTGGTTCAGGAAAAACTGCAACTTTGATGGGCATTTTGACTCACTTAGAAAAGGACCCCAGCTTTCTCCCTGAAAAAACACTTTTGATTACTTTTACAAACAAGGCAACAGAAGAACTTTCCCATCGCATTGCAGGTCTAGGTCTTTCAAGTTGCTACCACATCTCTACATTCCATGCCTTCTGTTATAGAAATCTAAATTTATATCACCCTTTATTCAAGCGCCATTCCATTGTTATCCTAGCAGAAGAAGAAAAGATAAAATTTACATTAGAATTCCTTACAAATTACAAATTTCAAGTTGGCGGGATCCCCTTCGCCTTACTATTCCAGAGAAATGCATATTTGTTAAGGACTGAATTTCCAGAAATATTTTTTACCTATCAATCAGAACTTCGCACGTGGAAAACAAAGAGTTATCGATATGAATTTGATGACCTCCCGCAATTTATTTTTGAGGGACTCCAAAACAAGGAAGATTGGACTACTGAAATCAAAAACCGTTACAACTATATATTTGTTGATGAGTTTCAAGATACAGATTTTTCTCAGTTACACATTCTGAAAATGATGCAACCGAGGAATATAACAGTCGTAGGTGATGATTGGCAAGCAATTTATGGTTTTCGAGGAGCAAGTGTAGAACCCTTCCTTGAATTTCCCAAATTTTTCCCAGGTGCGGTTCAATTCTTACTGAGCACAAACTATCGCTCCCTATCAGGTATAGTGAACCTCTCAACCCATGCTATCCGCAAGAATAAAGACAAGATTGATAAACAAGTTTTTGCCCATCGCAAAGGCTGCGCTTTGTTTGAGAGAATAGAATTTCCTCAGGAGACCACAAAGGTTACACAAGGTATTCTCGAAAGAGTTCAAACATATTTTACTCAAGATACGGACTCAATTTTACTCGTTCGTTCCAACTACCGAAAGCATGAGTGGAAACGAGCAGGTCTAAGAGACGAGCAAGTCTCAACTATCCACGCAGCAAAAGGTTTGGAGTATTCAACCGTACTGTTAGATCTGTCTACCGGTTGGACAATTTCACAGTCCCAAATAAAAGAGAGCCTCGAAGAAGAAAGACGGATTTTATATGTGGGATTGTCCCGATCCAAAAATCGGATCGTGCTCATCGGAAGGAAACCTGTCCAGAACCGAGTATCCTTGGAAGATCTATTTTATTCTGACTTCAGAGGATTCAATGATTCCGGAAAACTGACTTTACTCAGAAACCCTCTCTGGTGA
- a CDS encoding alkaline phosphatase D family protein has product MDFLHRCKRFYTSVSYKSILIIFLHFNFLGIEAKEKSNLQPIKIAFGSCMDQDLEKQIWKSVLNTNPNVWLWLGDNIYKDTYDKQEKELAYAKQKQEPLYSLLRTKTKVLGVWDDHDFGINDSGMEYPKKEMSRDLFFQFLDINPKNHALPKEGIYQKWILQERNLKVRFFLLDTRTFRTALKKGYWDSIQREGYIEDDSPETDMLGKEQWSWLEANIKPEGEDLNIIVSSIQVLNDTHPFEKWSNFPKQRKKLLNLIAKHIPKNTILLSGDRHIAEIFEERGEKGNLYIDFTSSSLNKPIKGLYQETQDERRKSKVISQENFGLIEVRKQKRKLHISLKIIGLEDVLEERAYLRLVGDTGIEPATSTMSR; this is encoded by the coding sequence ATGGACTTTCTTCATAGATGCAAAAGATTTTATACATCCGTTTCTTATAAATCAATCTTAATAATTTTCCTTCATTTTAATTTTTTAGGGATTGAGGCCAAAGAGAAATCCAATTTACAGCCGATCAAAATCGCTTTCGGTTCTTGTATGGACCAAGATTTAGAAAAACAGATTTGGAAATCAGTGCTAAACACAAATCCGAATGTCTGGTTATGGTTAGGGGATAATATTTATAAAGATACCTATGATAAGCAGGAAAAGGAACTTGCGTATGCGAAACAAAAACAAGAGCCACTGTATAGCTTACTCAGGACAAAAACAAAGGTATTGGGAGTCTGGGATGACCACGACTTCGGGATCAATGACTCGGGTATGGAGTATCCAAAAAAAGAAATGTCTAGAGATCTTTTCTTTCAATTTTTAGATATCAATCCGAAAAACCATGCCTTACCTAAAGAAGGTATTTACCAAAAATGGATTCTTCAGGAAAGGAACCTAAAGGTGCGATTTTTTCTTCTGGATACTAGGACTTTTCGTACGGCACTTAAGAAAGGATATTGGGATTCTATCCAGAGAGAGGGATATATAGAAGATGACAGTCCAGAAACGGATATGTTAGGCAAGGAACAGTGGTCTTGGTTGGAAGCCAATATCAAACCCGAAGGAGAAGATTTAAACATCATTGTTTCAAGTATACAAGTGTTAAATGATACTCATCCTTTTGAGAAGTGGTCAAATTTTCCGAAGCAAAGAAAAAAATTATTAAACCTGATTGCAAAACACATCCCCAAAAACACCATCCTCCTTTCTGGGGATAGACACATCGCTGAAATTTTTGAGGAGAGGGGAGAGAAAGGTAATCTTTACATAGACTTCACATCTAGCTCTCTGAATAAGCCTATCAAAGGTCTCTACCAAGAAACCCAAGACGAAAGACGAAAAAGTAAAGTCATAAGCCAGGAAAACTTTGGTTTGATTGAAGTGAGAAAACAAAAACGAAAATTACACATCTCGTTAAAAATCATTGGACTTGAGGATGTTTTGGAGGAAAGGGCTTATCTGCGTTTGGTGGGAGATACTGGGATCGAACCAGCGACCTCTACCATGTCAAGGTAG